The Chryseobacterium wanjuense genome includes a window with the following:
- a CDS encoding SusC/RagA family TonB-linked outer membrane protein — protein MRKETQKLLVLSLLGLVSVNLTAQQKAKKDTIKNIDEVVVTALGIKRQNKALGYSTETIDSEQLLRTQNNNWTGALEGKVAGLKIQTAGAGPLASARITLRGDVSMNGFEDQALIVVDGVPMNGRTVGSGTPAYGAGSGGDVPIDYGNDLNSINPDDIESITVLKGPTAAALYGSRGAKGAVMITTKSGKNKDGKLQVSLNSYTSFDSVLKWPDWQYQYGQGTMTKDKNGNYYYSYGASVDGVSTGGTSSAFGPKFDGQYYYQYDPTVNGQSKERQLWRPYKNNIKDFWQTGSTYSNNISIEGSNDKTSYRTSLTYLNNEWMMPNTGLERWNAAVSVDHKLSSKLKANVKLSYSQTKSDNLPATGYNNQSISYFMIFQNPNVDLEWYRPIWKPGQEQVDQIHPFSSYIDNPYLIAYEMTNSLNKKNITGNVSLNYQIDKHFDVLLRSGMVWNDELRTQKRPWSSANYLKGYYREQYIDGFNFNNDLMVNYKTAIGSINLTATGGASSQYEEQKTQDYFAIGLKNPGVYSLTNAVAQDFKIPKPYDRYVNSLYALLTLNYKEKIFLDFTARNDWSSTLPKANRSYFYPSVASSFILSDIFGLKSNKLNMWKLRASWSRIGNDTAPYQLENYYSVSSFPGSVELPSLYANPNLRPEMITNIEGGMDFSLFKNRLTFNATVYQSNSVDQIIRNVPVLWETGYSLRVINSGEVRNRGVELMMNAYPIKNKNFSWNVSANWSMNRNKILSLPEEFHGEPYTMASVGGVVYYNAVVGGSIGDMYGYGLMYSPDGQVVFGSDGLTAKPTTMKKVGNAFPKWRAGIQNEFKIKNVTVSFSFDGQYKGMAYSQSHHKMTEQGKLEHTLVGRDNPDGLIVGQGVVQNADGSYSTNTKGVAVPTYYADYWRRANVETNTFDTSFVKLRDARIAYSFPKSVTQPLKITDLTLAIFGKNLWMWTKFPLFDPEAATLDNATITPGVEMGQLPTARTVGFQLNVKF, from the coding sequence ATGCGTAAAGAGACACAAAAGTTGTTGGTTTTGTCACTGTTAGGATTAGTCAGTGTCAATCTGACGGCTCAGCAGAAAGCTAAAAAAGACACCATCAAAAACATCGACGAGGTAGTAGTAACGGCGCTAGGAATCAAAAGGCAAAATAAAGCGTTGGGATACTCTACTGAAACAATCGATTCTGAACAGCTTCTCAGAACCCAAAACAATAACTGGACAGGTGCTCTGGAAGGTAAAGTAGCGGGATTGAAAATTCAGACTGCTGGAGCAGGACCGTTGGCCAGTGCCAGAATTACTCTGAGAGGAGATGTATCAATGAACGGTTTCGAAGACCAGGCTCTTATTGTAGTAGACGGCGTACCGATGAACGGAAGAACCGTAGGATCAGGAACACCGGCTTATGGAGCGGGTTCCGGAGGTGACGTTCCGATTGATTACGGGAATGATCTGAACAGCATCAACCCGGATGATATTGAAAGCATCACAGTTCTTAAAGGACCTACTGCAGCGGCTTTATACGGTTCCAGAGGAGCTAAGGGAGCAGTAATGATCACTACAAAATCCGGGAAGAATAAAGATGGTAAGCTTCAGGTTTCACTCAATTCTTACACAAGTTTCGATTCTGTATTAAAATGGCCGGATTGGCAGTACCAATACGGACAGGGAACAATGACCAAAGACAAAAACGGGAATTACTACTATTCTTACGGAGCTTCGGTAGACGGTGTAAGTACGGGAGGAACGAGTAGTGCTTTCGGGCCGAAGTTTGACGGGCAGTATTATTATCAATACGATCCTACGGTAAACGGACAGAGTAAAGAAAGACAGCTTTGGAGACCTTACAAAAACAATATTAAAGATTTCTGGCAGACAGGATCGACTTATTCCAACAATATCTCTATCGAGGGTTCTAACGATAAAACATCATACAGAACATCTCTTACCTATCTGAACAACGAATGGATGATGCCAAATACAGGACTGGAAAGATGGAACGCAGCAGTATCGGTAGACCATAAATTGAGTTCAAAATTAAAGGCAAACGTAAAATTATCATACAGCCAGACAAAAAGTGACAATCTTCCGGCAACGGGATACAACAACCAGTCTATTTCCTATTTCATGATTTTCCAGAATCCGAACGTAGATTTGGAGTGGTACAGACCGATCTGGAAGCCGGGGCAGGAGCAGGTGGATCAGATTCACCCATTCAGTTCGTATATCGATAATCCTTATCTGATTGCCTATGAAATGACCAATAGTTTAAACAAGAAAAACATCACGGGAAATGTAAGCTTAAATTACCAGATCGATAAACATTTTGATGTTTTACTAAGATCAGGAATGGTTTGGAATGACGAATTGCGTACCCAGAAAAGACCTTGGAGCTCTGCCAATTATTTAAAGGGATATTATCGTGAGCAATATATTGACGGATTTAATTTTAATAATGATTTAATGGTCAATTATAAAACTGCAATCGGTAGCATTAACCTTACGGCGACTGGAGGAGCGAGTTCTCAGTATGAAGAACAGAAAACCCAGGATTATTTTGCCATCGGGCTTAAAAATCCGGGAGTATACAGCCTTACGAATGCTGTCGCTCAGGATTTCAAAATTCCGAAACCTTATGACAGATATGTAAACAGTTTGTATGCTTTATTAACTTTAAATTATAAAGAAAAAATATTCTTAGATTTTACAGCACGTAACGACTGGAGCAGTACGCTTCCAAAGGCGAACCGTTCTTATTTCTATCCATCAGTCGCTTCATCTTTTATCCTTTCTGATATTTTCGGACTTAAAAGCAATAAGCTGAATATGTGGAAGCTGAGAGCATCATGGTCGAGAATTGGAAATGATACGGCACCTTACCAGTTGGAAAATTATTACAGTGTAAGTTCATTCCCTGGATCTGTAGAACTGCCAAGTTTATATGCCAACCCGAATCTGAGACCTGAGATGATTACCAATATTGAAGGAGGGATGGATTTCAGTTTATTTAAAAACAGATTGACTTTCAATGCAACCGTTTATCAAAGTAATTCGGTAGATCAGATTATTCGAAATGTACCTGTATTGTGGGAAACAGGATATTCTTTAAGGGTTATCAACTCAGGAGAGGTAAGAAACAGAGGAGTTGAATTGATGATGAACGCTTATCCTATCAAAAACAAAAACTTCTCATGGAATGTCTCTGCCAATTGGTCGATGAACAGGAATAAAATTCTTTCTCTTCCTGAAGAATTCCACGGTGAGCCGTATACAATGGCAAGTGTAGGTGGAGTTGTATATTATAATGCAGTGGTGGGAGGATCAATCGGTGATATGTACGGATACGGATTGATGTATTCTCCGGACGGACAGGTTGTTTTCGGATCGGATGGATTAACGGCAAAACCTACCACAATGAAGAAAGTAGGAAATGCATTCCCGAAATGGAGAGCGGGAATTCAGAACGAATTTAAAATTAAAAACGTAACAGTAAGCTTCTCTTTCGACGGTCAGTACAAAGGTATGGCGTATTCCCAGTCTCATCACAAAATGACGGAGCAAGGAAAATTAGAACATACTTTAGTCGGTAGAGATAATCCGGATGGTTTAATCGTTGGTCAGGGGGTTGTTCAAAACGCAGACGGGTCATATTCTACAAATACCAAAGGGGTTGCAGTACCTACGTATTACGCAGATTACTGGAGAAGAGCAAACGTTGAAACGAATACTTTCGATACTTCTTTCGTCAAGCTTAGAGATGCAAGAATCGCTTATTCTTTCCCTAAATCAGTTACGCAGCCATTAAAAATCACAGATCTTACGCTGGCAATTTTCGGAAAAAATCTTTGGATGTGGACGAAATTCCCATTGTTTGATCCGGAAGCTGCGACTTTAGATAATGCTACCATCACTCCAGGTGTGGAAATGGGACAATTGCCGACAGCAAGAACTGTAGGATTCCAACTTAATGTAAAATTCTAA
- a CDS encoding TonB-dependent receptor yields the protein MKKVKIVLGLLFLSFGTLAYAQTTQASIVGKVTGAGNAAQEKVKVTIVNESTGFRTETETNSKGEYIFKEIPLGGPYTVIVNDEKKEGYNVNFGDQVTVNVDMSGAEKSIEEVVIAGNLKNKIGNLGAATAITAKNIGILPVNGRNFTSLTELSPLSGKGGNLSGQLGSSTNFTIDGMTAKNPTSAGSTTSRSGAPFSISIEAVREFKITTNQYDVTLGRSGGGTVSAVTKSGTNKFSGSAWEYLRTDWLSSPYDIRGNKRENDFSTSQFGFSLGGPIIKNKLHFFVAWDHQLDSRPLQIADIKSHEDELRLNTSTATLNKFLDIARAKYGVGNTPQFGSFDKVRNSDAGFLRLDWQINDKNLLTLRDNFTNDFNKNGLADNTAINFYESFGNDKNLDNSLLLTLRSNLKPNMTNELKAQYLYTFQDSYQNDELGHAVPRAIVENVLTNIDGKDKATNIQIGGHRFGQENFRNNVFQIVDNLYYNTDKIKYTFGADLMYTKARSVYGSEVNGRFHFKEAASNPDNLYNFNNMTAYRFYREVPLMDDPSVKSNIWNIGVYGQIQTKIAKGLDLMAGLRLDYGGYPKAEFNQKLFDEMGIRTDNQIKSFIIQPRFQFDWNINEGNKDFLKFGAGIFSSDINNYMIINNLVFDGRHLATVDVNPSQIGLTPDFISYRNDYGTVPTLPQYQLPTINYTGKDAKIPIVYKANISYTHFFNERFRAGIAGYMALGRNNYFYYDRNMVANPYFTLDNEGGRGVFVPITSVTANGTMNWKDGRINQNFGRVLELVSDGKVNQFSFVVDTSYRYWKDGEITASYTWSDIKDNTSYNGNVANSATLSTMVASDPRDLRMSYSDNQFRNKVVIYGNSPTIAGFTLGIRYAGIGGTRFSVTAGGNVNGDFVDTNDLAYIFPNLTQTLIDNPEVGKALKSYITDYNNQIAERNGGKNGFYGVWDVRVAKKIKFEKIGAFELSVDIFNVANLLNKEKGINKSYGNTSLYRITGFDPVTKQLKYSLNTSGLEPLSGNPYQIQIGAKYSF from the coding sequence ATGAAAAAAGTAAAGATTGTATTGGGATTATTGTTCTTAAGCTTTGGGACACTGGCTTATGCACAGACTACACAGGCTTCGATTGTAGGAAAAGTAACCGGCGCAGGAAATGCGGCTCAGGAAAAAGTGAAGGTAACCATCGTTAATGAATCAACAGGTTTCAGAACGGAAACGGAAACCAATTCAAAAGGGGAGTATATTTTCAAGGAAATTCCTCTTGGCGGACCTTACACCGTGATCGTAAATGATGAAAAAAAGGAAGGTTATAATGTAAACTTCGGAGATCAGGTAACGGTAAACGTCGACATGAGCGGTGCTGAAAAAAGCATCGAAGAAGTTGTAATCGCCGGAAATCTGAAAAATAAAATCGGAAATCTTGGTGCTGCAACAGCCATTACAGCTAAAAACATCGGAATTTTGCCGGTAAACGGAAGAAATTTTACCAGCCTTACAGAGCTTTCTCCTCTTAGTGGAAAAGGAGGAAATTTGTCGGGACAGCTGGGTTCTTCTACAAACTTTACAATTGATGGGATGACCGCGAAAAACCCGACTTCTGCAGGTTCTACAACAAGCCGAAGCGGTGCGCCTTTTTCTATCTCGATTGAAGCGGTTCGTGAGTTTAAAATTACGACCAACCAATATGACGTGACTTTGGGAAGAAGCGGTGGAGGTACGGTAAGTGCCGTTACAAAATCCGGAACAAACAAATTTTCAGGAAGTGCTTGGGAATATCTGAGAACAGATTGGCTTTCAAGTCCGTATGACATCAGAGGAAATAAAAGAGAGAATGATTTCTCGACTTCTCAGTTCGGTTTTTCATTGGGAGGGCCTATTATTAAAAATAAATTACACTTTTTCGTAGCCTGGGATCATCAGCTGGATTCAAGACCATTGCAGATCGCGGATATCAAATCGCATGAAGATGAGTTGAGGCTGAATACATCAACCGCAACGCTTAACAAATTTTTAGACATCGCAAGAGCAAAGTACGGAGTCGGAAATACGCCACAGTTCGGAAGTTTCGACAAAGTGAGAAATTCTGATGCAGGATTTTTACGTTTAGACTGGCAGATCAATGATAAAAACTTATTGACATTAAGAGACAACTTTACGAATGATTTTAATAAAAACGGATTAGCAGACAACACGGCCATTAATTTCTACGAATCTTTCGGAAATGATAAGAACCTGGATAACAGTTTGCTATTAACGTTAAGATCCAACTTAAAGCCTAATATGACCAACGAGCTGAAAGCTCAATATTTATACACTTTCCAGGATAGCTACCAGAATGATGAGTTGGGACACGCGGTTCCAAGAGCGATTGTTGAAAATGTTTTAACAAATATTGACGGGAAGGATAAGGCTACAAACATCCAGATCGGAGGACACCGTTTTGGGCAGGAAAACTTCAGGAATAATGTTTTCCAGATCGTTGATAATTTATATTACAACACAGATAAAATTAAATATACTTTCGGGGCAGATTTGATGTATACAAAAGCGAGATCTGTGTACGGAAGTGAGGTGAACGGGAGATTCCATTTCAAAGAGGCGGCTTCAAACCCGGATAATTTGTATAACTTTAATAATATGACGGCGTACAGATTTTACAGGGAAGTTCCATTGATGGATGATCCTTCTGTGAAATCCAATATCTGGAATATCGGTGTTTACGGGCAGATCCAGACAAAAATTGCCAAAGGTCTTGATTTAATGGCTGGTTTAAGGCTAGACTACGGAGGGTATCCTAAAGCTGAGTTTAATCAGAAATTATTTGATGAAATGGGAATCCGAACAGATAATCAGATCAAATCGTTTATCATCCAGCCGAGATTCCAGTTTGATTGGAATATTAATGAAGGAAATAAAGACTTCCTGAAATTCGGGGCGGGTATTTTCTCTTCTGATATCAACAATTATATGATTATCAATAATTTGGTGTTTGACGGAAGACACTTGGCTACCGTAGACGTGAATCCTTCACAAATCGGTCTTACTCCGGATTTTATCAGTTATAGAAACGATTACGGAACGGTTCCTACATTGCCTCAATATCAGCTTCCGACCATCAATTATACAGGAAAAGATGCTAAAATTCCTATCGTTTATAAAGCGAATATTTCTTATACTCATTTCTTCAACGAGAGATTCAGAGCGGGAATTGCGGGATATATGGCTTTGGGTAGAAACAATTATTTCTATTACGACAGAAACATGGTCGCAAATCCTTATTTCACATTGGATAATGAAGGAGGAAGAGGAGTTTTCGTTCCAATCACTTCGGTGACAGCCAACGGAACCATGAACTGGAAAGACGGAAGAATTAACCAGAATTTCGGAAGAGTTTTAGAGCTGGTGAGCGATGGAAAGGTGAATCAGTTCTCATTCGTAGTCGATACAAGTTACCGTTACTGGAAAGATGGGGAGATCACAGCGAGTTATACATGGTCAGATATCAAAGATAACACGTCATACAACGGAAACGTAGCCAATTCTGCGACATTGTCGACGATGGTGGCAAGTGATCCGAGAGATTTGAGGATGTCATATTCTGATAATCAATTTAGAAATAAAGTGGTTATCTATGGGAACTCACCGACGATTGCCGGATTTACTTTAGGGATCAGATATGCGGGAATCGGAGGAACACGTTTCTCTGTGACTGCCGGTGGAAACGTAAACGGAGATTTCGTCGATACAAACGATCTGGCGTATATTTTCCCGAATCTTACCCAAACTTTAATTGACAATCCTGAAGTAGGAAAAGCATTAAAAAGCTATATTACAGACTACAACAACCAAATTGCGGAAAGAAATGGCGGGAAAAACGGATTCTACGGAGTTTGGGATGTACGTGTTGCGAAAAAAATCAAATTTGAAAAAATCGGTGCTTTTGAACTTTCGGTTGATATTTTTAACGTAGCGAATTTGCTTAACAAAGAAAAAGGAATCAACAAATCTTACGGAAATACATCCCTTTACAGAATCACAGGATTCGACCCGGTGACGAAACAGCTTAAATATAGCTTAAATACAAGCGGACTGGAACCACTATCCGGAAATCCTTACCAGATTCAAATCGGAGCAAAATATTCGTTCTAA
- a CDS encoding glycerophosphodiester phosphodiesterase: protein MKNFILGLAVLSTVLMKAQTQIIAHRGYFQSQPPTTENSLKSLENAQNLKIYGSEFDVRMTKDGVLVVNHDEHHAKMEIAETDFKELKKVKLPNGEDFPTLKDYLKQGKKDKSLKLIVEIKPDKTKEKEDELTAKTIKMIKDMKLESQCEFISFSLNICKEIKKLEPTYKVQYLKGELSPQQIKDEGLDGIDYHYSIFQKNPTWIADAKALGLITNAWTVNDVAIYEELKNQGIGFITTNIPDQLKNK from the coding sequence ATGAAAAATTTTATCTTAGGGTTAGCAGTTTTAAGTACAGTTTTAATGAAGGCACAAACCCAGATTATCGCGCACAGAGGCTATTTTCAGTCTCAACCTCCGACTACGGAAAACTCTCTGAAATCATTGGAAAATGCTCAGAATTTGAAAATTTACGGTTCTGAATTTGATGTCAGAATGACAAAAGACGGGGTGTTGGTCGTGAATCACGATGAACATCACGCAAAAATGGAAATTGCTGAAACAGACTTTAAAGAGCTGAAAAAAGTAAAATTACCAAACGGTGAAGATTTTCCGACACTGAAAGATTATTTAAAACAAGGAAAAAAAGACAAATCATTAAAACTGATTGTTGAAATAAAGCCTGATAAAACCAAAGAAAAAGAAGATGAGCTGACGGCAAAAACGATCAAAATGATTAAAGACATGAAGCTGGAGTCTCAATGTGAATTCATTTCTTTCAGCTTAAATATCTGCAAGGAAATCAAAAAGCTGGAGCCTACTTACAAAGTTCAGTATTTGAAAGGGGAGTTATCTCCTCAGCAGATCAAGGATGAAGGATTAGACGGTATCGACTATCATTACAGCATTTTCCAGAAAAATCCAACCTGGATTGCCGATGCAAAAGCTTTGGGATTAATCACAAATGCATGGACGGTAAATGACGTAGCCATCTATGAAGAGCTGAAAAATCAAGGGATCGGATTTATTACAACCAATATTCCGGATCAGCTTAAGAATAAGTAA
- the ligA gene encoding NAD-dependent DNA ligase LigA produces MSENIQQKIEQLRKELHQHNENYYLHDTPTISDFDFDMLLEELRDLEAKYPEFYDENSPTVRVGGAITKVFPTIQHKFRMYSLDNSYDFDDLEDWEKRIIKTIDDPVEFVAELKYDGASISILYENGKLAQAVTRGDGFQGDEITGNVRTISDIPLKLKGDFPEHFFMRGEIYLTRKNFDKINKLREEEGLDPFMNPRNTASGSLKMQDSGEVRKRGLSSVLYQFISEEIPAKTHWELLENAKSWGFKTSQQAKLCTTLDEVKEFINFWDVERHNLPFEIDGIVLKVNSLQQQRQLGYTAKSPRWAMAYKFKAEKVETELQSVSYQVGRTGAITPVANLKPVLLAGTIVKRASLHNEDIIKKLDLHEHDFVYVEKGGEIIPKIVGVNTEKRTEKSKEIEYIKYCPECGTELVKIEDQAIHFCPNELHCPPQVVGRMIHYVSRKALNIENLGSETIEQLYREKLIENPADFYTLTKEQLLPLERMAEKSAQNIISGIEKSKEIPFEKVLYGIGIKHVGETVAKKLVKNFPTIEELKNATVEELCQVEDIGTKIAVSIVDFFANPENVLMLERLKSYGVQLEKGESTNEVLSNVLEGKTFLFTGKLSLFTREAAEEMVEKHGGKNISAVSKNLNYLVVGEKAGSKLKKAQDIGTIGILDEQQFLDLIENQ; encoded by the coding sequence ATGTCCGAAAACATTCAACAAAAAATAGAACAGCTCCGTAAAGAGCTTCATCAGCATAACGAAAATTATTATCTTCATGACACTCCTACGATATCGGATTTCGATTTTGATATGCTGCTCGAAGAACTTCGTGACCTGGAAGCAAAATATCCGGAATTTTATGACGAAAACTCACCTACTGTGCGTGTCGGAGGTGCAATTACAAAGGTTTTCCCGACAATTCAGCATAAATTCAGAATGTATTCTCTGGACAATTCTTATGATTTTGACGATCTTGAGGACTGGGAAAAAAGAATCATTAAAACCATTGATGATCCTGTAGAATTTGTCGCTGAATTAAAATACGACGGCGCATCCATTTCCATTCTGTACGAAAACGGAAAACTGGCTCAGGCAGTGACTCGTGGAGATGGTTTTCAGGGAGATGAAATTACCGGAAATGTACGGACAATTTCAGATATTCCTTTAAAACTGAAAGGGGATTTTCCGGAACATTTCTTTATGCGGGGTGAAATTTATTTAACAAGAAAAAATTTCGATAAAATTAATAAACTGCGTGAGGAAGAAGGTCTTGACCCGTTTATGAACCCCCGAAACACAGCCAGCGGAAGCCTTAAAATGCAGGACAGCGGTGAAGTAAGAAAACGCGGACTTTCATCTGTTCTGTATCAGTTTATTTCGGAAGAAATTCCTGCCAAAACCCATTGGGAACTGCTTGAAAATGCAAAATCATGGGGCTTCAAAACTTCTCAGCAGGCAAAATTGTGTACCACTTTAGATGAAGTAAAAGAATTCATTAATTTTTGGGATGTAGAACGACATAATTTACCTTTTGAGATTGATGGTATCGTTTTAAAAGTCAATTCTTTACAACAGCAAAGACAGCTTGGATATACGGCAAAATCTCCGCGTTGGGCGATGGCTTATAAATTTAAAGCAGAAAAAGTAGAAACCGAATTACAAAGCGTTTCTTACCAGGTTGGAAGAACCGGTGCGATCACTCCTGTTGCAAATCTGAAACCGGTTTTATTAGCAGGAACCATTGTAAAAAGGGCATCTCTGCATAATGAAGATATTATTAAAAAACTGGATCTGCATGAGCATGATTTCGTTTATGTAGAAAAAGGCGGTGAAATTATCCCGAAAATCGTCGGTGTAAATACTGAAAAAAGAACTGAGAAAAGCAAAGAAATCGAATACATCAAGTATTGCCCTGAATGTGGAACGGAGCTTGTAAAAATTGAAGATCAGGCGATCCATTTCTGCCCGAATGAACTGCATTGTCCGCCGCAGGTTGTAGGGAGAATGATTCATTATGTATCCAGAAAAGCTTTAAATATAGAAAATCTGGGAAGCGAAACCATCGAACAGCTTTACAGAGAAAAACTGATCGAAAATCCTGCTGATTTCTATACTTTAACGAAAGAACAGCTTCTTCCGCTGGAAAGAATGGCAGAAAAATCGGCACAAAATATCATTTCGGGAATTGAAAAATCGAAGGAAATTCCGTTTGAAAAAGTGTTGTACGGAATCGGTATAAAACACGTCGGAGAAACGGTTGCCAAGAAATTAGTGAAAAATTTCCCTACCATCGAAGAACTGAAAAATGCCACGGTGGAAGAACTTTGCCAGGTGGAAGATATCGGAACAAAAATCGCAGTGAGCATTGTTGATTTCTTTGCAAATCCTGAAAACGTTTTAATGCTGGAAAGATTGAAATCTTACGGTGTTCAGTTGGAAAAAGGTGAAAGTACAAACGAAGTTTTATCGAATGTTCTGGAAGGAAAAACGTTCCTTTTTACCGGAAAATTGTCTTTATTCACAAGAGAAGCTGCCGAAGAAATGGTAGAAAAACACGGCGGAAAAAATATTTCAGCGGTTTCAAAAAACCTTAATTACCTGGTAGTCGGCGAAAAAGCCGGAAGTAAGCTGAAAAAAGCCCAGGACATCGGAACGATCGGAATTCTGGATGAACAGCAGTTTTTGGATCTGATCGAGAATCAGTAA